Proteins encoded by one window of Rhodobacteraceae bacterium IMCC1335:
- a CDS encoding EamA family transporter, producing MRSLNRTGLAIILSLLALALFDAMGLIIKLLSSKFSAAELSTWRNLFGLIPAFLVLYSSRVWRQAGQVFKIRQWKLGLFRGVIATLAQLCFYMALGLMAFATASTITYAGALFTTAFAIPILGERVGWMRWGAVIVGFVGVVFILQPGSDAFSFSSILPLAAAAFYALLTITAKLFDDEVPSALLNLYSSFISTVCAAIITLFIGGFTVFTSFEEVLWLVLMGGFGGSAVLLLVTSYRMTEQSNLAPFSYFGIPIAFLFGWAFFDETPWNTLFPGAALIILGGLLIVWRESALAKR from the coding sequence ATGCGTTCTCTCAATCGAACCGGACTTGCTATAATATTAAGCTTACTTGCATTGGCATTGTTCGATGCAATGGGTTTAATAATAAAGCTGCTTTCTTCAAAGTTTTCTGCTGCCGAGCTTTCGACTTGGAGAAACCTATTCGGACTTATTCCAGCTTTTTTAGTACTTTATTCGTCGAGGGTTTGGCGCCAAGCAGGGCAAGTTTTTAAAATAAGGCAATGGAAACTAGGTCTATTTAGGGGCGTTATTGCCACGCTAGCTCAGCTTTGTTTTTACATGGCACTCGGCCTGATGGCATTTGCAACCGCGTCTACAATTACATATGCCGGGGCGCTTTTTACAACTGCGTTTGCGATCCCAATTTTAGGAGAACGCGTAGGTTGGATGCGCTGGGGGGCGGTGATCGTCGGATTTGTTGGTGTTGTTTTTATATTGCAACCTGGCAGTGATGCGTTCTCATTTTCCTCAATCTTACCTTTAGCCGCAGCGGCATTCTATGCGCTGCTGACGATCACGGCTAAATTATTTGATGATGAGGTGCCTAGTGCTTTGTTAAATCTGTACTCTTCTTTTATTTCAACAGTTTGCGCTGCCATCATAACGTTATTCATTGGAGGATTTACTGTGTTTACTTCTTTTGAAGAGGTTCTCTGGTTAGTGCTTATGGGAGGGTTTGGCGGATCTGCAGTTCTTTTATTGGTGACCAGTTACCGAATGACAGAACAAAGCAATTTGGCGCCATTCAGTTATTTTGGAATTCCTATCGCTTTTTTATTTGGATGGGCATTTTTCGACGAAACACCTTGGAACACATTATTCCCAGGCGCAGCACTCATAATTCTTGGGGGGTTGTTAATTGTATGGCGGGAAAGTGCCCTCGCAAAACGTTAG